The Aulosira sp. FACHB-615 genomic interval TGATACTTTGCCCTTGAGCGAGGATTTACGCGATCGCGCCAGAATCATGCTCGACCTGCGCGGTAAAAGTCAAGATGTATTACAAAAAGTCAGTAGCCTGGGTTTGGATGCAGAACAGCAAGCTGCTGTCAATCATCTGAAATCGCTGGTAGGGTTACTGGAATCAGAAAGAAAGTTTCCCATCATCTTGGATCTGAGTTTGATCCAAACCATTGACTATTACACAGGTATTGTCTTTGAAATTGTCCACAACAGCGATTATCCAGCCACAGTTTTAGGGCGGGGTGGTCGCTATGACCAACTTTTAGGACTGTATCATCCCCAAGGCGAAAACATCCCCGGAATTGGGTTTGTTCTCAATATTGAGGATTTACACCAAGTTCTGTTATCGAGCCAGCAATTACCCCAAGATATCCCCGCTAGTAACTGGTTAGTAGTACCAGAAACCGAAAGTGCGGAAGCCGCGGCTTTTGCTTATGCTCAAAAACTCCGTGATTCTACTCACCTAGTCATAGTCGAAATGGAATTGGGGGGAAAAGATGCACAAGCTATTCGTCAGTATGCCAGCGATCGCCAAATTGCTCAAATCGCTTGGATTAAAGCCGATGGCTCACCCACAATAGAAAGTATTAGTCAATAATCATTTGTCATTTGTCATTTGTCATTTGTAAATAAAAATAGCCAATGACCAATGACCAATGACCAATGACCAATAACCATTGACTTGATCACTAAAGAGAGGGAATCTATCAAATGCCACATTCAATTGTGACTGATGTTTGTGAAGGTGTTGCTGACTGCGTAGAAGCTTGTCCTGTAGCCTGCATCCATGAAGGGCCAGGCAAAAATGTGAAAGGAACCGGTTGGTACTGGATTGATTTTTCTACCTGTATTGATTGTGGAATATGTTTCCAAGTCTGCCCAGTAAAAGGTGCGATCGTTCAAGAAGAACGACCTGATTTGCAGAAAACACCTTGATAAAATCAGGCAGGGAGCAGAGGGAAAAAATCTCCCCCTTGCACCCTGCTCACAAGTGTAGGCTTTTAACAGAGTGATGAGTAGCGACTTTAAAATCACGATTTAATCAGAGTTCCATCACCCTCACACCCTAAATCAATTTCATCGAGACTGTTCAGCAGACTTTTAATTTTTAATCTTACGTATAAAAAGTTTATATAGTTTTGATATCTTCTTCATCACATCTGATAAAATACCTAGTTGATTACCTCAGTTAGCATCATTAGCTAAATCTGACACATCAGTAAATATTTGTATTTATCTGAAAGAAAGATATTGAAATTCATGAAACAACTAAGTAGTCTTCCTAGTGTTAAGTTTTTAACGTCTAGTATAGCTACCTTAGCTATTAGCTTGATTTCAAGTCAAAGTGCAACAGCAGCAACGATCGCGCTTGGCTTTACGAAGCTAACAGGGGTTACAGGTGGTTCTCCGGCAAACACCGCAGTTCTACGGGCGGAAATTCCGGCCATTAGCTTTGGTAAGATTGCTTCTATCGTAATTAAAGATATCAGTGATAGTAATGCTGGTTCTCCTGGGAATGTCACTGGGTTTGATTTAGATGCCATTAAACTGAGCTACACTGCTGTTGACAATGCAGCAGATGTGAATACCATCTCAGCATTAGACTTGTTTGATTTTAGTCCGACAGGAACTGTCCTCACCCCCGGAAGCCAGCGTCCGCCTGCATCATCAGCATTGTTTGGGACTACAGGTGGTAATGTCAATAATGCAGTGGCTACCCTGGGAAATTTTGATGCTAACTCCACTACTGACCCTACAAAAATTTTTGGATTTTTCAGCTTAGGGAATAATGGCCAAGTTGCATTTAAACTCAAAAGTCCGATTACTACAAATAGTCCGCTATATATTTACCTCGGCGAAGTCGGCGACAATGGTGAGTTAGCAACTGGGGAAATCATTGTCTCACAACCAGCACCTCCCGTTCCTGAACCGAGTAGTCTAGCTGTACTATCATTGGCGGGGATATATTTGGCAGTACGTTACCGACGCAAAAATGGATAGAGGATAGGTGATAGGTGACAGGTTATAGGTGAGAGGTTATAGTTCCGACTCGGAATAAATTCCGAGTCTCATAGTGCAAGTTCTCTAAAGAGGACTCAAATAGAAATTCATTTCAGTCTACTTCAGTAGACTTTGGCTATGAGCCTGGAACTTTAGTTCTAGGCGGGGATGGCTGGAAAATAAAAATTTTCGACTTGTGTTTACACCTTAGCCGACAAGGAGAGAATTTGGGGTAGAGGTCAAAACGTTATTCAACGAACTCAAGTTAAAATTTATGCGATCGCGTAGCATCATAAGATTAAACTAATTCAAGGATTGTATGTCAGGTTCAGTTGATTACTCTGCCCCAATACTCGAAGTTACAAATGTCCATGCTGGTTACATCAAAGATGTAGATATTTTGCAAGGTGTTAATTTTCGGGTAGAAGTTGGAGAATTGGTGACGGTAATTGGCCCCAACGGTGCGGGAAAGTCAACCTTGGCAAAAACTATTTTTGGGCTGTTAACACCCCATACAGGCACAATTACCTTTAAGGGCGAGAATATTGCTGGACTAAAGTCAAATCAAATTGTTAAAAAAGGCTTGTGCTATGTACCCCAAATTGCCAATGTTTTTCCTTCTTTGAGTGTAGAAGAAAATTTAGAAATGGGGGCGTTTGTGAGTAATGCGCCTCTGAAGCCTGTAAAAGATAAAATATTTGCGATGTTTCCCAAATTGAGCGATCGCCGCAAGCAACGGGCTGGTACACTCTCTGGTGGAGAACGGCAAATGCTGGCAATGGGTAAAGCGTTAATGTTAGAACCCAGTTTATTATTATTGGATGAACCTTCGGCGGCTTTGTCTCCAATTCTCGTTACCCAAGTATTTGAGCAGATTAAACAAATTAATCAAAGTGGTACTGCGATCGTACTGGTAGAACAAAATGCGCGTAAAGCCCTAGAAATGGCACATCGTGGTTATGTACTGGAGTCTGGACGGGATGCGATTTCTGGCCCTGGTCAAGAATTATTAACAGACCCGAAAGTGGGTGAATTGTATTTGGGTGCGGGGAAAGGTCATTAACAATGATAGGACTTACGTACAATGGGCTGTTAAGAATGGGTGTATGGGTGTGAGGGTGTAAGGTTTATTTTTCCTCTTACTGCATCAGTTCTAAAATAATTCAGGATTGGGAATTTTTTTGAGAGATTTTGCGGATATTGCATTTATTTGAGCAAGCGGGAGTTTATGATTTGGGGTGCATAGTAAAAATCAAATCCTAAATAAATGCAAATATCTCAAAAATGGTTGACAAAAAAAGCTCATCAATCAGTGCTTTTTTTGTTGGTCGGAGGATTATTATTTAGAGCCATAATTGCTTTTTGGCTTTACCCTACCTTTGATGAAGCGTACTACTATATTTACAGTTTACATCTCGACTGGAGCTATTTTGATCATCCGGCGATAGTTGCCCTGACGACTGGTTTTGGAACTTGGTTAACGGGAGAAGTTTCACAATTTACCATTCGTTTAGGCGCGATACTTTGCTATACAGGTAGTTTGATATTTTTATATTTAACGAGTCAAAGAATATTTTCTGTCAAGGCGGCTGTGTTTACTTTGGCCATTGCTACCATCAGCCCCATTTTTCAAGTGGGTTTTGGTGTATTAAGTTTACCAGACAGTCCCTTAATCTTGTTTTGGTCGGCTAGTTTATATTGTGCGGTGGCTGAGTTTCTCCGCAGGTCTTTGTATGTTCCCAGTTACCGTTTAGCCATTTTGGGAATTTTGGTCGGTTTAGCCTGTAATAGTAAATATCATGGGTTTATTTTAGGACTAGGGTTAGTTGGTTTTTGTGTAACTAGTCCACCGCATCGGGTTGTAGTGCGATCGCCTTGGGCATGGTTCAGTTTAGGATTATTTATGATCACCATCTCCCCGATTGTGTTCTGGAATATGCAGCATAATTGGGTATCTTTTAGTTTTCAATCAGCAAGAGCCGTACCTCAAAGTGGCTACAATTTACTAAATGTATTATTAGTTGCCTTAGCTCAAGTAGCTTATTTATTTCCCACCATAGGTTTCCCTTTATGGCATATTAGTTTACAGCCAATTATTAGAAAAATTCAGCAAATTTTGGCGCAAAAATCATTAACTTATCAAGATGATTTTTATCCCGCTAAACTCTTAATTTTCTGGCTATCTCTACCTTTAATATTAGGCTTCACTTTGATTGGAGGATATCGGCAAATTTTACCCGCTTGGGCAATGCCGGGATTTTGGGGAATTACTTTATTATTAGGACAACAAGTTGTAATTTGGGATCAGAAATCATCACGCTGGGTGCGACGCTGGCTATTAGGTTCAGGAATGATAATTGCTAGTATTATGCTGATTTTATTACTGCAATTAACCATCGGTATATTCCAAAAACCTAGCCAGTATGCTTTATTGGGTGGATTTTTACCCGTAAAAAATGACCCTTCTACAGAATTAATTGATGTTCAACAACTCCGAGATAAATTTCGTGAATCAACAATTTT includes:
- a CDS encoding glycosyltransferase family 39 protein produces the protein MQISQKWLTKKAHQSVLFLLVGGLLFRAIIAFWLYPTFDEAYYYIYSLHLDWSYFDHPAIVALTTGFGTWLTGEVSQFTIRLGAILCYTGSLIFLYLTSQRIFSVKAAVFTLAIATISPIFQVGFGVLSLPDSPLILFWSASLYCAVAEFLRRSLYVPSYRLAILGILVGLACNSKYHGFILGLGLVGFCVTSPPHRVVVRSPWAWFSLGLFMITISPIVFWNMQHNWVSFSFQSARAVPQSGYNLLNVLLVALAQVAYLFPTIGFPLWHISLQPIIRKIQQILAQKSLTYQDDFYPAKLLIFWLSLPLILGFTLIGGYRQILPAWAMPGFWGITLLLGQQVVIWDQKSSRWVRRWLLGSGMIIASIMLILLLQLTIGIFQKPSQYALLGGFLPVKNDPSTELIDVQQLRDKFRESTILKNALQNSSFIFTNRYYVAGPIAMALQPLAEIPITCFDIGNDNRGFAFWSTAEQWVGKDALYITTAPFNLRQDLMASYRHHFRSLEEIEQIVLRRGGEVVNVVYVYQAKTLLKPYHRSYGI
- a CDS encoding PEP-CTERM sorting domain-containing protein (PEP-CTERM proteins occur, often in large numbers, in the proteomes of bacteria that also encode an exosortase, a predicted intramembrane cysteine proteinase. The presence of a PEP-CTERM domain at a protein's C-terminus predicts cleavage within the sorting domain, followed by covalent anchoring to some some component of the (usually Gram-negative) cell surface. Many PEP-CTERM proteins exhibit an unusual sequence composition that includes large numbers of potential glycosylation sites. Expression of one such protein has been shown restore the ability of a bacterium to form floc, a type of biofilm.), which codes for MKQLSSLPSVKFLTSSIATLAISLISSQSATAATIALGFTKLTGVTGGSPANTAVLRAEIPAISFGKIASIVIKDISDSNAGSPGNVTGFDLDAIKLSYTAVDNAADVNTISALDLFDFSPTGTVLTPGSQRPPASSALFGTTGGNVNNAVATLGNFDANSTTDPTKIFGFFSLGNNGQVAFKLKSPITTNSPLYIYLGEVGDNGELATGEIIVSQPAPPVPEPSSLAVLSLAGIYLAVRYRRKNG
- a CDS encoding ferredoxin family protein; the protein is MPHSIVTDVCEGVADCVEACPVACIHEGPGKNVKGTGWYWIDFSTCIDCGICFQVCPVKGAIVQEERPDLQKTP
- a CDS encoding ATP phosphoribosyltransferase regulatory subunit; the protein is MVYQPAAGARDLLPLDVAQKRWIEDRLQQVFHRWGYHKIITSTLERMDTLMAGEAIQRQMVIQLQNSEDEELGLRPELTASIARAVVSRMEGVTYPQRLYYHANVFRRIWENRHNRQQEFYQAGVELLGVGGLRANAEVLLLVGDCLDALGLRDWQIVLGEAGITRSLLQAFPANLQAKVRQAIAHLDRVTIDTLPLSEDLRDRARIMLDLRGKSQDVLQKVSSLGLDAEQQAAVNHLKSLVGLLESERKFPIILDLSLIQTIDYYTGIVFEIVHNSDYPATVLGRGGRYDQLLGLYHPQGENIPGIGFVLNIEDLHQVLLSSQQLPQDIPASNWLVVPETESAEAAAFAYAQKLRDSTHLVIVEMELGGKDAQAIRQYASDRQIAQIAWIKADGSPTIESISQ
- a CDS encoding ABC transporter ATP-binding protein, which encodes MSGSVDYSAPILEVTNVHAGYIKDVDILQGVNFRVEVGELVTVIGPNGAGKSTLAKTIFGLLTPHTGTITFKGENIAGLKSNQIVKKGLCYVPQIANVFPSLSVEENLEMGAFVSNAPLKPVKDKIFAMFPKLSDRRKQRAGTLSGGERQMLAMGKALMLEPSLLLLDEPSAALSPILVTQVFEQIKQINQSGTAIVLVEQNARKALEMAHRGYVLESGRDAISGPGQELLTDPKVGELYLGAGKGH